TGCAATGGCAAAATAGAGTATGTAGGCGTTGCGACAAATCGTAATGCCTAAAGGAATTCCCCCCCCATACTGCGATGCCCCATGCGCAGATAGTACTTCATCCCTTCGATGGCTGAGGGTACGGCGCCAAAGCTGTTACTGGCAGCAAGACTGATCAGTATAGGTTCCCGCATGTTGTACAGAACCCCGAAAACCGACTGCCTGCTACGGACAGAGAGCATAATCAAGAAAACAGCAAAGAGAAGCAGATCTGCCACCACTACGCTGATGGCCAGCTTTGCCAATACCTGTATCGCTTCAAAGCTCACACCACCAATTTGACCAGCCAAAAGACAAATAAGAGCGATAGGAAGTGGGACCATCAACCACTGCATTAGGTACACAAAAGCTTCATTGATATTACTTAAAAGCTGAGTTAACAGACCGGTCTTATGGGAACTCATAGCGCCAAAGACCAGACCAAGCAGCACAGAAAAAAAGCAGACCTTGGGCACATCGTCGCCACTCATGGCAGCAAATAGGTTATGGGGGATAACTTTATCAATCAGCACAGCTACCAACGTGCGACCGGATTCCACAGACTGATCTTCCAGAAGCTTTATGGAAGCTTCTGGCATATAGGGTGATTGCTGAATGATCTCACCGATAGCTGAGCGTTGGCTTTGGTCTAAATTGCCTCCGGGATTACCCAACACCCCGACGCAGATCCCTATGAATGCGACTAACACAAAAAGGACCAGATAGAGAAATAGCAATCGCCTCAGAATTTTCCGGCCTTTGGCACTGTGCAAAAGCTTACCGAGGTTAATGGAAATAGAGCTCAACAGAATGGGGATGACACATAAGGTGACTAGATTGATATAGATCAACCCAACTGGCTCCAAGTAAGGAATCGCACCTTTTTCGTATAGGCCGATGTAGACCCCAATGAAGACGCTGATCATCAAGGTCCAGGGAGAAGTAAGAAAATTAGTCACATCCTCCCCCCTATCAGCTCTAAAGTACGTTGATTGTGGCTTACATTTTTGGGCATGTGGTTCTGGATGATCTCCTCCGGACTAAACCTCATGAAGCCACCATTTTCCAAATACAGATTAATCAGGGATAAAAGGTGGGGGTGGTTAAGGTTCACCGCAATGACGATGGCATCTTTCAGGTCTTCCAGGACAACCGTTTTTAAGGTAATGGAGAGATTTGGCCGAGCGGAAATGATCTTTTTAATCTCCAACTCATCCCGATAGGCTGCCAGGATTTGTCCTTGAGAAACTGCCTTCAACGCCCCATCCCAGGCCTTAAAAGGAACAACCTCCATGTGAGGAAAGTACGTTTTGGCAAACTGTTCATAGGAGGACCCGCCAATCACCCCTAACCGGCCCTTTGTCTGCCGCAGCCATTGCCCGAGGGGCTGATTACGAGCCTGTTGTCTGGATAGGTGTTGGCGGTTAATCAACAAGCCTTGCCGCATAACCAAATAAGGTTTTGAAAAGTTAACCCGAAGGGCCCGTTTAAAGGTTCGACTAATTTTAGACAGGGCCAAGTCCGCTTTTCCTTGAGCAACGCTTTCCACTAAGCCATTAAATGAACTAGGCTCTCTAACAAAAACTACCTTGACGCCCAACAGCGCTGCAAATCCCTTGATGAGATCCACATCAAACCCTTGCAGCACGCCCAGTTCATCTTTGTAGTAAAAAGGGGGCGTGTCTCTGTGGTAGATGGCCACACGCAGATAGCCACGCGCCTTAATCTGAGTAACCTCATCTTGAGCGATTTGCGTCTGTATCTTCTCGGGGCCCTCAGTTGTATCGAACTGGGCATGGGCTGCGAATAAATCACCAGAGATAATAATGCACAGCACCGCTGAAATGAGCGCGACTCTCCCAGGAAGCCCCCCTCTCCATAGGAAGACGTCCACCAACGCGAGACTTAGTCTTGAGCGTCTTCTTTTCACGTGGACTGCCCATTGTTCATGCCAAACCAGCGTGAGCCAAATCTGCCACTAGATACAAAGCCTGGGAATGCCATTAATTGTACTCCCCCAACCATTTGGGACGATCCGCATAGCGATCCCGGTTGGTTTGGTTTTCAGTATGCTCGTCTAGAGAGTCGCTCTCTTCCCCCAAAGCCTCATGAATTGCTTGGGTGGGCTTTCTATCCAAACATTTTTTTCTAGCGTCTAAGGTCTCCTGTTCAATCTCCTCGGAGGTTAGATCGCGTTGCACATCATCATCGGCCATCAGTTTATCAATTATCGACAAACAGGCCTGAACCTCTTGATCGGTTACTTCATCCTCTTCTTGGTTTTGACGCTCCGGTTTAGGGGGAGGCGGCGATGCGTCATCAAACAGCGATCGGGCAAAGAAACTGCCCGGCAACGCATCAAGAATCTCACCGATACTCTTCTCCTTTTCGGACTCAGCCTCTTCCACAGCTTCAGCCTTGGCGCTATCTACAACCGGCGCCTCCGATTCAGCTAGTACAGGCAGGGCGACCCACAGAGAAATCCATATCACCACCCAACCAATCGCGCCGGCGTTCATTTCCACCCCCACTTATGGTTAGGCGTTGTCGTTTCACACTCCGCCAATTGGATTCGATTAGGGGTTGTATTGTAGTTGAGACAGTAACCTGTTTTGTCATGGCGCAACCGTTTGTGCTTATCCCAATAGAACCTCAAATTTCTATTGGTCGCACTACAAGAATGTAGACCGAGATTACCACCTCTGCCTTTACTATTGGGCTCCAAGCACAGATTGTAATAGTTGTTCTTTAGGCGGAAATACTTCATTTTTCCAGCACTTTTTCCTTCTTCATAGGGAATCACCTTCCAACTGCGACTACTCTCCCCATCCCGACCTGCAATCGTGCACTCATGTCTGCCATTCACATCCAGTCGCTCATAGTCCAAAGCCTGATTCCATATTTGAACATTTTCGCTGGGGATTTTGGTCAGTACAGGAATCGTATCCAACAGCTTCCAATCCCACTTCTGTTGAGCTTTCGTTTTGTGGCACTCCCCCAACTGAATTCGGTTGTTGCTGCTGTTATAGTCCAGGCAATAGCCCGATTGTTCATGACGTATGCGATCGAGCTTGTCCCACGAGAATTTTTGACTTTTAGTACTTTCATTACATGTACTCAGCTTCACCCACGACCCTCTCGACCAACTGGAGGGCTCCAGACAGAGCTCATAGTACCTATTGATCAGGCGGAAAAATGTAATGCTGTCGCCTATCATATCTTCTTTGACTGGCAAAACTTGCCAGCGACGGGAGCTTTGACCATCTTTACCGTGAAGCACGGTTTCATGACTCCCGTTCACATCCAAACGGGTATCAGGACGCGCCTTGGTCCAGAACTGCACATCCCCTTTGGGCAACTTACGGGCAACGGTAATTACAGTGTAGCGCAGCCCCCAACTCCATTTCTGTCGCGTCGCATTGTCCACGCAGTTCCGAAGCTCCACGAGTCCGCCGCGGGTACTTAAACCTACACAATGGCCCGTCGCACTGTGGCGCATTCGCTTTTGCTTATCGATGTAGTAGACCTGCTCGTCGCTGGTCGGTCTGCAGGAGTAGACTGCCATCCGAGCACCATGAACATCGCTTACTGGCTCAAAGCACTTTCTTTTATTCAGATTATAGAGGCGGAACTGGCGGTTCCCATCTTTACTGCCGTCACTGTGATAGACGCGGATCTGCCAGCCTCGGGTGCTGGCCCCATTGGATCCGTTTAGAATGGCATCATCTGCGCCGGTCACATCCAACCGTGTACTCGGTGACAGGTTATTCCAGATCTGGACATCTCCCTTGGTGTAATATCTGTCGAGATACGGCACCTTTTGGTGATTGAAACGGAAATCCTGTTTGGTTGAGACTTGGTCGACGCACGTATCCAACGTTAGCGTCTCATCATAGGCTGGATCAGCGCTGGGCAGGCTGAGACACAGTTTGGATTTGTCATGCACCAAGTGGAACCGGTCCTCCTTTTCCATACCGGTTTCCAACAAACGACCAGCCCCCTTGACCCAATCAAGGCTGAATCTCTGATCCCGCGAAAACGGTGTGCAGGTCTCAAATTTAGGCGTTTTATCGGCTACGCCTAGGCATTTATTTGGATCATCGCTTCTGCGAATGGTGCCATCGTTATAGATGGCAACAGCATGATCACAGAACCCCAGTTTGGCCCCGCTAGAACCTTCGATGACGCAGAAGTTGAACTTAACTGGCTTGAGGTGGGCTTCTTCATAGCTGGCTATCGGTTTGTAAGGTGATTTTTCGAACTGCTTAACGGTCGTTTCACTTTTGGGTTTATCCTCGCCATACACTTCAAACTCTTGCAGATTAATGTGCGACACACCCTCTTTAATCTGTTGAATACGGATGTAACGGGCATAGGGCTTGTCGCCAAACTTGGACTCCACCACCGATATAGAACCATCCTTTTCCGGAAGGGTGACCGCGCGTAAATTTCCGGGCAGGCCGAAGAGGTTCTTTGCACTATAATTATCAAAGGTAGTGAAAGGATAGTTGGAGGCGTAAACCTGTAACCCTTTACTGTTACCCGCCTTACCAGGCTGATTGGTCAATGAAAGCCGAACGCCGCTGATAGCGTAATGACTGCCTAAATCGATATCCAACCAGGGATAGTCTGAACCTGTACGGTTGACGCCACCCTTATTCAAAGAACCATCAACGGCGCCTGCGCCACTGGACCCATCGCTGAAGATTGCTTTTTTATGACGAGACAGCAAAACACTGCCTTCATCCAACGCTTTGACGATTCCACCCGGCTTATCCACCTTAACCAGCACCATCAATTCAGAAAGATTAAAGTGTATGTTCTTCTTGGGTGATTGAAGGCGGACATAACGCCCAAGTTTTGGTTCGGAGAATTTATAGGCGTAGTAATCTTCCGCTTTGGATTTACTCAACTCGATCGATTTATCGATCAGCTTGGAATTTCCACTCAATGCCAGATAATCCTTTTCCCAGAACGGCACTTGGGAAATAAGAATCTGCGCGCCTAACAAGCGATTTTGACTA
The Magnetococcus sp. PR-3 DNA segment above includes these coding regions:
- a CDS encoding dicarboxylate/amino acid:cation symporter; its protein translation is MTNFLTSPWTLMISVFIGVYIGLYEKGAIPYLEPVGLIYINLVTLCVIPILLSSISINLGKLLHSAKGRKILRRLLFLYLVLFVLVAFIGICVGVLGNPGGNLDQSQRSAIGEIIQQSPYMPEASIKLLEDQSVESGRTLVAVLIDKVIPHNLFAAMSGDDVPKVCFFSVLLGLVFGAMSSHKTGLLTQLLSNINEAFVYLMQWLMVPLPIALICLLAGQIGGVSFEAIQVLAKLAISVVVADLLLFAVFLIMLSVRSRQSVFGVLYNMREPILISLAASNSFGAVPSAIEGMKYYLRMGHRSMGGEFL
- a CDS encoding substrate-binding periplasmic protein; translation: MLCIIISGDLFAAHAQFDTTEGPEKIQTQIAQDEVTQIKARGYLRVAIYHRDTPPFYYKDELGVLQGFDVDLIKGFAALLGVKVVFVREPSSFNGLVESVAQGKADLALSKISRTFKRALRVNFSKPYLVMRQGLLINRQHLSRQQARNQPLGQWLRQTKGRLGVIGGSSYEQFAKTYFPHMEVVPFKAWDGALKAVSQGQILAAYRDELEIKKIISARPNLSITLKTVVLEDLKDAIVIAVNLNHPHLLSLINLYLENGGFMRFSPEEIIQNHMPKNVSHNQRTLELIGGRM